The Bacillota bacterium genome contains a region encoding:
- a CDS encoding helix-turn-helix domain-containing protein, protein MLFAKKYETFDEMNKLYNMHFEAKETKMYLRTRMIMLSWDGYTVPEIGRILDIHPHTVRHWVKQYNEKGIGGLYDAEKPVPQPLYSEELENELADLAFTPPKQLSLPFGRWTCERMAQYLVDTGKVKHISGEKVRQILHKKHVSFKRAKLHITSPDDQYEVKKNESRTSKQAIRQTRLSSTRMNAAL, encoded by the coding sequence ATGTTATTTGCTAAGAAATATGAGACATTCGATGAAATGAATAAGTTATATAATATGCACTTTGAAGCCAAGGAAACCAAAATGTACTTGAGGACTCGGATGATCATGCTCTCCTGGGATGGTTACACTGTACCGGAGATAGGCCGTATCCTTGACATTCACCCTCATACCGTCCGTCATTGGGTCAAACAGTATAACGAAAAAGGTATAGGCGGTCTGTATGATGCGGAAAAACCAGTACCTCAGCCACTGTACAGTGAAGAGTTGGAGAATGAGCTTGCTGACCTTGCTTTCACTCCTCCAAAACAATTGAGTCTGCCATTTGGCAGATGGACATGTGAAAGAATGGCTCAATACCTTGTCGATACCGGAAAAGTGAAGCACATATCCGGAGAAAAGGTAAGGCAGATATTGCATAAAAAGCATGTCAGTTTCAAGAGAGCCAAGCTTCACATTACCTCACCGGATGACCAATATGAGGTTAAAAAAAACGAATCGAGGACCTCAAAGCAAGCTATCCGGCAAACTCGGTTATCCTCTACGAGGATGAATGCGGCCCTTTAA
- a CDS encoding transposase — MEDLKASYPANSVILYEDECGPLNSKTLLTKSWLPVGKPQKVEGNAPNVGSINLFGAYDYRTGEVFYKFTKKKNSYEFKRFLTRLLFRFKGRKIYLILDNARYHTSREIQA, encoded by the coding sequence ATCGAGGACCTCAAAGCAAGCTATCCGGCAAACTCGGTTATCCTCTACGAGGATGAATGCGGCCCTTTAAACTCAAAGACACTGCTTACGAAGAGCTGGTTACCTGTAGGTAAGCCCCAGAAAGTTGAGGGCAATGCCCCAAATGTCGGGAGTATTAACCTATTTGGTGCTTATGACTACAGGACAGGTGAAGTGTTCTACAAGTTTACTAAAAAGAAGAACAGCTATGAGTTTAAAAGGTTCCTTACAAGGCTCTTGTTCCGCTTCAAAGGCAGGAAGATATATCTTATTCTTGATAATGCCAGATATCATACGAGCCGAGAGATCCAGGCTTAG
- a CDS encoding transposase has product MFLPKQSPWLNPIEPVWEDFKNDRIRNRHFTSMRQIISESRGYFKQRRQRTVQMVAA; this is encoded by the coding sequence TTGTTCCTGCCAAAGCAGTCGCCATGGCTAAATCCCATTGAACCGGTGTGGGAGGATTTCAAAAATGACCGAATCCGAAACCGGCACTTTACTTCAATGAGGCAGATCATCTCGGAATCGAGGGGTTACTTTAAACAGAGAAGGCAAAGAACAGTTCAGATGGTTGCTGCTTAA
- a CDS encoding polysaccharide pyruvyl transferase family protein, giving the protein MKKAGIITFHFADNFGAVLQVYALSKIIEDLGIDVEIIDFIPQKLREGYNLFFNLRSTIPEKGFILTIRSLLGRIYNLKANYLRIMNFNDFRNKHLKFSNRRYKEPIELIEWKPKYDYYITGSDQVWNPNFFSKVGETYFLDFVDENSKKISYAVSIAEKVDEKYYNDFQKHLQRFDFISVREKSAKDFLCKFTNKEIFVTLDPTLLLNKENWSQISTFNFNNIKGKYILVYDLRYDPLMVEIANKVAKETGYKIISYSRNTKYYKKYVNWDSSFYSKNPTDFLGLYDNAEFIVTNSFHGTAFSVIYNKPFFTVPHPTRGSRMIDLLVVLDLQNRIIRNNEDIHMIIKSMNFSNVNKKLSDLREQSINYLKNALDIN; this is encoded by the coding sequence ATGAAAAAAGCAGGAATTATTACATTTCATTTTGCAGACAACTTCGGAGCAGTACTACAAGTTTATGCCTTGTCAAAGATAATAGAAGATTTAGGTATTGATGTTGAAATTATTGATTTTATACCTCAGAAACTAAGAGAAGGATATAATTTATTTTTTAACCTCAGAAGTACAATACCTGAAAAAGGTTTTATTTTGACCATTCGAAGCTTATTAGGTAGAATATATAACTTAAAGGCAAATTATTTACGGATAATGAATTTTAATGACTTTAGAAACAAACATTTAAAATTTTCAAATAGAAGGTATAAAGAACCAATAGAACTTATTGAGTGGAAACCTAAATATGATTATTATATTACTGGCAGTGATCAAGTATGGAATCCAAACTTTTTTTCAAAAGTTGGAGAAACATATTTCCTTGATTTTGTGGATGAAAACTCGAAAAAAATATCTTATGCTGTTAGTATAGCCGAAAAGGTTGATGAAAAATATTATAATGATTTTCAAAAACATTTACAAAGATTCGACTTTATTTCTGTAAGAGAAAAATCAGCTAAAGACTTTTTGTGTAAATTCACAAATAAAGAAATATTTGTGACATTAGACCCTACTCTTTTATTAAATAAAGAAAATTGGAGTCAAATTTCTACTTTTAATTTTAATAATATAAAAGGGAAATATATATTAGTATATGATTTACGTTATGATCCTTTAATGGTAGAAATTGCAAATAAAGTTGCTAAAGAAACTGGTTATAAAATAATAAGTTATTCAAGGAATACGAAATATTATAAGAAATATGTTAATTGGGATAGTTCTTTTTATTCGAAGAATCCAACGGATTTTCTTGGACTTTATGATAATGCAGAATTTATTGTTACAAATTCTTTTCACGGTACTGCATTTTCTGTTATTTATAACAAACCGTTTTTCACAGTTCCTCATCCAACAAGAGGAAGTAGAATGATTGACTTGTTGGTTGTTCTAGATCTTCAGAACCGTATTATAAGAAATAACGAAGATATACATATGATTATCAAATCTATGAATTTTTCCAATGTAAATAAAAAGTTGTCAGATTTAAGAGAACAATCAATAAATTATTTAAAAAATGCTTTAGATATTAATTAA